In Cololabis saira isolate AMF1-May2022 chromosome 10, fColSai1.1, whole genome shotgun sequence, a single window of DNA contains:
- the dnajc5b gene encoding dnaJ homolog subfamily C member 5: MSEGKQRTLSTSGESLYQILGLEKGCNHDEIKKSYRKLALRYHPDKNPDNPEAAEKFKELNSAHATLSDLSKRNIYDSYGSLGLYVAQQFGEDNVNTYFMLSTWWAKGLFVVCGILTGCYCGCCLCCCCNCCCGKLKPPPAGEETEPGYVSPDDLEDEIRNNADNDVETPIVHQPANASEKTQLIGDGQRKYGDTFT; the protein is encoded by the exons ATGTCTGAAGGGAAGCAGCGAACTCTCTCCACCTCTGGAGAGTCTCTGTATCAGATCCTCGGCCTGGAGAAAGGCTGCAACCATGACGAAATCAAGAAGTCCTACAG GAAGCTGGCGCTGCGGTACCACCCGGATAAGAACCCGGATAACCCAGAGGCAGCAGAGAAGTTCAAGGAGCTGAACAGCGCCCACGCCACTCTGTCGGACCTCAGCAAGAGGAACATCTACGACTCGTATGGCTCCCTGGGACTCTATGTGGCTCAGCAGTTTGGAGAGGACAATGTCAACACCTACTTCATGCTGTCCACCTGGTGGGCCAAG GGTCTGTTCGTGGTCTGCGGGATCCTGACAGGTTGTTACTGTGGCTGctgtctctgctgctgctgcaactgCTGCTGTGGAAAACTCAAGCCCCCGCCCGCTGGCGAGGAGACGGAGCCAGGCTACGTCTCCCCCGATGACCTAGAGGACGAGATACGCAACAATGCTGACAATG ATGTTGAAACACCGATCGTCCACCAGCCCGCCAATGCCAGTGAGAAGACGCAGCTAATCGGAGACGGCCAGCGCAAATACGGAGACACGTTCACCTGA